Proteins encoded in a region of the Acidobacteriota bacterium genome:
- a CDS encoding GxxExxY protein, giving the protein MNSSLSENELSYQVIGAAMDVHRSLGPGLLESTYHACLLYKLRKNGLFVENQKPMPLIYEEVNLEIGYRIDMVVEKKLVVEVKAVEALHPIFVAQTLTYMRLGDYKLGLLINFNVELLKNGIKRLIL; this is encoded by the coding sequence ATGAATTCTTCGCTCAGTGAAAATGAGCTTTCGTATCAGGTGATCGGAGCCGCGATGGATGTGCACCGGTCGCTCGGGCCCGGGCTTCTTGAAAGCACCTATCACGCGTGTTTGCTCTACAAGCTACGGAAGAACGGACTCTTCGTTGAAAATCAGAAACCAATGCCCCTGATATACGAAGAGGTCAATTTAGAGATCGGCTATCGCATCGATATGGTGGTCGAGAAGAAACTGGTCGTTGAAGTGAAGGCCGTTGAAGCCCTGCACCCGATATTCGTGGCACAGACGCTCACGTACATGCGGTTGGGTGATTACAAGCTCGGGCTACTGATAAACTTCAATGTCGAATTGTTGAAAAATGGCATCAAGCGATTGATCCTTTGA
- a CDS encoding insulinase family protein: MNKRVFLRPFSLSFAIFALLMNGLAVAVPAQTAAKLPEGIVKGATVEGITEYRMDNGLRILLFPDQTKQTVTVNVTYMVGSRHENYGETGMAHLLEHLVFKGTPRHPNIPKELTERGAAPNGTTWYDRTNYFETIAATDDNLEWALDLEADRMVNSFIAKKDLESEFSVVRNEFESGENSPFRVTLQRMMASAFEWHNYGKTTIGARSDIENVPIERLQAFYRKYYQPDNAVLLVAGKFDVDKTLGLIKKTFGAIPKPERQLQPIYTVEPVQDGERMVTVRRTGDIQLVGAGYRIPAGSHPDAAPLSILADVVAGSPSSKLYKLLVETKKATGVSGNVFEFHDPGYKFYTATLAKDGNVDEVRDIMVSTLETFGKEPPTKEEVERSKTAMLKDFEQTLNDPNRVGLGLSEYIAMGDWRLFFINRDRIKNVTPEDVQRVARQYLKQSNRTIAKFIPTEAPDRAEIPMVSQEELAKLVNDYKGGEAIAAGEAFDPTPANIESRTARSQIGGIKTAFLVKDNRGDTVFANMRIRFGDEKSLMNRSSVGNMVGSLLTRGTAKRTRQQIQDEFDRLKATVRVSGGATSANVSIETTRENLPEVMNLVAEVLKDPSFPENEFETLKLQNITNLESGRSDPTQVALRALQRHFNRYPKGDVRYSGTLDEDIDALKAITLADVKAFHKDFYGASQGELAVVGDFDPQAVSSLVERHFGNWKSSKPYARILTGYADIAAANENFETPDKANAFFVAGLNIQMNNSHPDYPAMQIASSIIGGGFLNSRLATRIRQQDGLSYGVGAGLQVPSVGDNAVFFGQAIYAPENRDKLEAAFMEEMVKVVNEGFTAEELASAKQGYLLAQQRQRAADGSIASGLASYLDIGRTYQWNADLEAKIEALTLEQVNAAVKRHITPSKISLFKAGDFAKAKAAGQ; the protein is encoded by the coding sequence ATGAATAAACGAGTGTTTTTGCGTCCATTTTCGTTGAGCTTTGCCATTTTTGCTTTGCTTATGAACGGGCTGGCCGTTGCGGTTCCCGCTCAAACCGCGGCGAAGCTTCCCGAGGGCATCGTAAAAGGTGCGACTGTCGAGGGAATCACCGAGTATCGGATGGATAACGGCCTTCGCATACTGCTTTTCCCTGATCAAACTAAGCAGACGGTCACTGTCAACGTCACCTACATGGTCGGCTCGCGGCATGAGAATTACGGCGAGACCGGAATGGCTCACCTGCTTGAGCATCTCGTTTTCAAGGGCACGCCGCGTCACCCAAATATCCCGAAGGAGCTCACCGAACGCGGCGCCGCTCCGAACGGTACGACATGGTACGACCGCACGAACTACTTTGAGACCATCGCGGCCACCGACGATAACCTCGAATGGGCACTCGACCTCGAAGCTGACCGAATGGTCAATTCTTTCATCGCGAAGAAGGACCTTGAGAGTGAATTTTCGGTTGTCCGCAATGAATTCGAGTCCGGCGAGAACAGCCCGTTCCGTGTAACGCTCCAGCGGATGATGGCGTCGGCCTTTGAGTGGCACAACTACGGCAAGACGACGATCGGCGCACGTTCCGATATCGAGAATGTCCCGATCGAGCGGCTGCAGGCCTTTTATCGCAAGTATTACCAGCCGGACAATGCCGTTCTGCTCGTCGCGGGAAAATTTGACGTTGATAAAACACTCGGCCTTATCAAAAAGACCTTTGGCGCGATCCCGAAGCCGGAGCGCCAGCTTCAGCCGATCTATACGGTCGAGCCCGTTCAGGATGGCGAGCGGATGGTAACGGTTCGCCGCACAGGCGACATCCAGCTTGTTGGCGCCGGTTATCGCATCCCGGCGGGGTCACATCCGGACGCTGCGCCGCTCAGCATACTTGCGGACGTTGTGGCCGGTAGCCCATCGAGCAAGCTCTACAAGTTGCTTGTCGAAACCAAGAAGGCAACCGGCGTTAGCGGCAACGTTTTCGAGTTTCACGACCCCGGCTACAAGTTTTACACCGCCACCCTTGCTAAGGACGGCAATGTTGACGAGGTCCGCGACATAATGGTCTCTACGCTCGAAACTTTCGGCAAGGAACCGCCGACCAAGGAAGAGGTCGAGCGTTCAAAGACCGCGATGCTAAAGGACTTTGAGCAGACGCTCAACGACCCGAACCGCGTCGGGCTCGGGCTTAGCGAATACATCGCAATGGGCGACTGGCGGCTGTTTTTCATCAACCGCGACCGCATCAAGAATGTAACGCCCGAGGACGTCCAACGCGTCGCCCGGCAGTATCTGAAGCAATCGAACCGGACGATCGCAAAGTTCATCCCGACCGAAGCCCCGGACCGTGCCGAGATCCCGATGGTCTCGCAGGAAGAGCTTGCAAAGCTTGTAAATGATTACAAGGGCGGCGAAGCGATCGCGGCCGGCGAAGCATTTGACCCGACGCCTGCGAATATCGAATCGCGCACCGCCCGTTCCCAGATCGGCGGCATCAAGACGGCGTTCCTCGTTAAGGACAACCGCGGCGATACGGTCTTTGCCAACATGCGGATCCGCTTTGGCGATGAGAAGAGCCTGATGAACCGCTCGTCTGTCGGCAACATGGTCGGCAGCCTTCTGACCCGCGGCACCGCAAAGCGAACCCGGCAGCAGATCCAGGACGAGTTCGACCGACTGAAGGCGACCGTTCGCGTTTCTGGCGGGGCAACGAGCGCTAACGTCAGCATCGAGACGACGCGGGAGAATCTGCCTGAAGTGATGAACCTTGTCGCCGAGGTCCTCAAAGATCCGAGCTTCCCTGAGAACGAGTTCGAAACGCTCAAGCTGCAGAACATCACCAACCTCGAATCCGGCCGAAGCGATCCGACACAGGTCGCGCTTCGTGCATTGCAGCGGCATTTCAATCGCTACCCGAAAGGCGACGTTCGCTATTCGGGAACGCTCGATGAAGACATCGATGCACTTAAGGCGATCACGCTCGCCGACGTAAAGGCTTTCCACAAGGATTTTTACGGAGCGTCGCAGGGTGAGCTCGCCGTTGTCGGCGATTTCGATCCGCAGGCGGTCAGCTCGCTTGTTGAACGTCACTTCGGCAACTGGAAGAGCTCGAAGCCCTATGCACGGATCCTCACCGGATATGCCGACATCGCGGCGGCAAATGAGAACTTCGAAACGCCCGATAAGGCGAACGCGTTCTTCGTTGCCGGCCTCAACATTCAGATGAACAATAGCCACCCGGATTATCCGGCGATGCAGATCGCGAGTTCGATAATCGGCGGCGGATTTCTCAACTCCCGGCTCGCGACCCGCATCCGGCAACAGGACGGCCTGAGCTACGGCGTCGGCGCCGGGCTTCAGGTACCTTCGGTCGGCGATAATGCGGTCTTTTTCGGCCAGGCCATCTATGCTCCCGAGAACCGCGATAAGCTCGAGGCGGCCTTCATGGAAGAGATGGTCAAGGTGGTCAACGAAGGCTTTACCGCCGAAGAGCTTGCGAGTGCAAAGCAGGGTTACCTGCTTGCACAGCAGCGTCAGCGTGCGGCAGATGGCTCGATCGCTTCGGGTCTTGCCAGCTATCTCGACATCGGCCGGACATATCAATGGAACGCCGATCTTGAAGCGAAGATCGAGGCATTGACACTTGAGCAGGTCAATGCCGCCGTTAAGCGGCACATCACGCCGAGCAAGATCTCGCTCTTCAAGGCGGGCGATTTTGCCAAGGCAAAGGCGGCCGGGCAATAG
- a CDS encoding type II toxin-antitoxin system RelE/ParE family toxin, with product MKRFEVEFTDQAIADLDASFEWGCEVWGPEQAAKWYFEMRDMLIEQLSRAPLGYPLTPQQQLYNAETRVLAVGRYNVLFHLDGNVVTILHIRGPFTER from the coding sequence ATGAAGCGATTCGAGGTCGAGTTTACCGATCAGGCCATTGCAGATCTTGACGCATCATTTGAATGGGGTTGCGAGGTTTGGGGCCCGGAGCAGGCAGCGAAATGGTATTTTGAGATGCGCGATATGCTCATTGAGCAGCTCAGCCGAGCTCCTCTTGGGTATCCGCTGACGCCGCAACAGCAGCTCTACAACGCGGAAACCAGAGTGCTGGCCGTCGGTCGTTACAACGTACTTTTTCATCTTGACGGAAACGTGGTTACCATTCTCCACATTCGCGGCCCCTTCACGGAACGCTAG
- a CDS encoding amidophosphoribosyltransferase: MDLVLDKFHEECGIFGIFGHPEASTLTQLGLFAVQHRGQEACGIVSSDGENLHQFRSQGLIADVLTEDVLNRLIGSAAIGHTRYSTAGRNTIKEVQPFSVICQHGQIAVCHNGNLPFAEARRAELEKAGAIFSSTSDTETILHGIARTPAANAIEAAKQVLNETEGAFSLLFLTPEALVAVRDPRGFRPLVLGKLKDAWCVASETCAFDLIDAEYIREVEPGEMIIVDAAGLHSSKPFKQKPHSACTFEHVYFSRPDSIIYGRSVNESRHKMGKQLAIEQPVEADLVVPVPDSGVAAAIGFANQSGINYRQAIIRNHYVGRTFIEPSQSIRSFGVRLKLNPIRDLMRGRRVVLVDDSIVRGTTSKKIVQMVRESGAIEVHMRVSCPPTISPCYYGVDTPSRDELIAAKLSVAEVCEYIGADSLGYLSHEGMLEAIGLPAETSCTACWTGKYPTLIAEQKSSPASGVS; encoded by the coding sequence ATGGATCTCGTCCTCGATAAGTTTCACGAAGAGTGCGGCATTTTCGGCATTTTTGGCCATCCGGAGGCTTCGACACTAACGCAGCTAGGGTTGTTTGCGGTACAGCATCGCGGACAGGAGGCGTGCGGCATCGTCTCTAGCGACGGCGAGAACCTGCATCAGTTTCGTTCGCAGGGACTGATCGCCGATGTCCTGACCGAAGATGTGCTCAATCGCCTCATCGGCTCGGCCGCGATCGGCCATACGCGATATTCGACCGCCGGACGAAATACGATAAAAGAGGTCCAGCCGTTTTCGGTCATTTGCCAGCATGGGCAGATCGCCGTCTGCCACAACGGCAACTTGCCCTTTGCCGAGGCACGCCGTGCCGAGCTTGAAAAGGCCGGTGCGATCTTTTCCTCGACCTCGGATACCGAGACCATTCTCCACGGCATCGCCCGAACTCCGGCGGCAAATGCGATAGAAGCCGCGAAGCAGGTGCTCAACGAAACCGAAGGCGCCTTTTCGCTCCTGTTCCTAACGCCCGAGGCATTGGTCGCCGTCCGCGACCCGCGTGGGTTTCGGCCGCTTGTTTTGGGCAAGCTTAAGGACGCCTGGTGCGTGGCTTCCGAGACTTGTGCCTTTGACCTGATCGATGCCGAATATATTCGCGAGGTCGAGCCCGGCGAGATGATCATCGTCGATGCCGCCGGCCTTCATTCCTCAAAGCCATTCAAGCAGAAGCCGCACTCGGCGTGTACATTTGAGCATGTCTATTTCTCGCGGCCCGATTCGATAATTTATGGCCGCTCGGTCAATGAATCACGCCACAAAATGGGCAAGCAGCTCGCCATCGAGCAGCCGGTGGAGGCCGACCTCGTTGTGCCGGTCCCCGACTCGGGCGTTGCGGCTGCTATCGGTTTCGCAAATCAATCGGGCATCAACTACCGGCAGGCCATCATCCGCAACCACTACGTCGGCCGGACATTTATCGAGCCCTCGCAGTCGATCCGGTCGTTTGGTGTCAGGCTAAAGCTGAACCCTATCCGCGACCTGATGCGCGGGCGAAGGGTCGTGCTGGTTGATGATTCGATAGTTCGCGGGACCACGTCGAAAAAGATCGTCCAGATGGTGCGCGAATCGGGTGCGATCGAGGTCCATATGCGGGTCTCGTGCCCGCCGACGATAAGCCCTTGCTACTACGGCGTCGATACACCGAGCCGAGACGAACTGATCGCGGCGAAGTTGTCGGTTGCGGAAGTTTGCGAATATATCGGTGCGGATAGCCTTGGCTACCTCTCACATGAGGGAATGCTTGAGGCGATCGGCCTGCCGGCGGAGACGTCGTGCACGGCATGCTGGACCGGCAAATACCCAACGCTGATCGCCGAACAGAAAAGCTCGCCCGCTAGCGGCGTTTCTTAG
- a CDS encoding acyl-CoA thioesterase, giving the protein MPRDTNAHGTVFGGVILSYIDVAGAVEAGRHTKHDRFVTVAMKEIIFHEPVFMGDLVSFYAETIKVGTTSITIHVVVEAERYGSKGQKVKVTDAEVVYVAINQNREKVKIGDKK; this is encoded by the coding sequence ATGCCGCGGGATACTAATGCCCACGGGACCGTTTTTGGCGGTGTGATCCTGAGCTATATTGACGTCGCCGGAGCGGTCGAGGCCGGCCGGCACACGAAGCACGACCGCTTTGTCACGGTCGCGATGAAGGAGATCATCTTCCACGAACCGGTCTTTATGGGCGACCTTGTCAGCTTTTACGCCGAGACGATAAAGGTCGGCACGACCTCGATCACCATTCATGTGGTCGTCGAGGCCGAGCGTTACGGAAGCAAGGGCCAGAAAGTGAAGGTGACGGACGCCGAAGTGGTTTACGTCGCGATAAATCAAAATCGGGAAAAAGTGAAGATCGGAGACAAAAAATAA
- a CDS encoding type II toxin-antitoxin system Phd/YefM family antitoxin, translating into MKLVRDIQSLSVFKRDTAKFRRQLKKTKQPIVLTVNGKADMVVIDAESYDEYLREKESLDLIASVNRGIEDMHAGRTKPAEQVFQDFEKKYRTLLGK; encoded by the coding sequence ATGAAACTCGTCCGTGATATTCAAAGCCTGAGCGTCTTCAAGCGCGATACGGCAAAATTCAGGCGGCAGCTAAAGAAGACCAAACAGCCGATCGTGCTTACCGTCAATGGAAAGGCCGACATGGTGGTGATCGACGCCGAGTCGTACGACGAGTATCTGCGCGAAAAAGAAAGTCTTGATCTCATCGCGAGCGTCAACCGCGGTATCGAAGACATGCACGCGGGCCGGACAAAACCGGCGGAGCAGGTGTTTCAGGACTTCGAGAAAAAGTATAGAACGCTGCTCGGGAAATGA
- the sodX gene encoding nickel-type superoxide dismutase maturation protease, which translates to MDEIRDARLLDRLLLFLGKREAVRVEGSSMEPFISEGDVLIYERARELKLGDVVVARHPYKSGTRMIKRIGSITADGRFELIGDSPEESTDSRTFGTVSPSSIVGRVACRIVQ; encoded by the coding sequence ATGGACGAGATCAGGGATGCACGTTTGCTTGATCGACTGCTGCTCTTTCTCGGCAAGAGGGAGGCGGTCCGTGTTGAGGGCTCATCAATGGAGCCCTTTATTTCGGAGGGCGATGTCTTGATATATGAGCGGGCCCGGGAGTTGAAGCTCGGCGATGTTGTTGTCGCTCGCCACCCTTATAAGAGCGGCACCCGGATGATCAAGCGGATCGGCAGTATTACTGCGGACGGGCGATTTGAACTGATCGGTGACAGCCCCGAGGAAAGTACCGACAGCCGGACCTTCGGAACCGTCTCGCCCTCAAGCATCGTCGGCCGTGTGGCGTGCCGGATCGTGCAATAG
- a CDS encoding alpha/beta hydrolase translates to MYPKGNLLIPAPHGQLEAILKEPAGERRGVGVVCHPHPLGGGTMHNKVVFRAAAGLVDAGLATLRFNFRGVGASTGVHSEIPGGMEDVRTALDHMAAEYPGEDMTLAGFSFGSRTGMEVGKDDPRVRRLISIGTPVDKYGDYQFLLEVRKPILFVHGDQDEFGDLENLKRLVDEVAKVTDAELVWFKDCGHFFDEHLDELRKAIRDWTVEKIAK, encoded by the coding sequence ATGTATCCAAAGGGGAACCTGCTAATTCCGGCTCCGCACGGGCAGCTTGAGGCTATTCTGAAAGAGCCTGCGGGTGAACGGCGTGGCGTCGGCGTGGTCTGCCACCCGCATCCGCTCGGCGGCGGGACGATGCATAATAAGGTCGTCTTTCGGGCAGCGGCGGGGCTTGTAGATGCGGGGCTCGCGACGCTGCGGTTCAATTTTCGCGGCGTCGGAGCATCGACCGGCGTTCATTCGGAGATCCCCGGCGGAATGGAGGACGTCCGCACGGCGCTCGACCATATGGCCGCCGAGTATCCGGGCGAGGATATGACGCTCGCCGGTTTCTCGTTCGGTTCGCGGACGGGGATGGAGGTCGGCAAGGACGACCCGCGTGTCCGGAGGCTGATCAGCATCGGGACGCCGGTCGATAAATACGGCGATTACCAGTTCCTCCTCGAGGTCCGCAAGCCGATACTTTTCGTCCACGGCGACCAGGATGAATTTGGCGATCTTGAAAATCTGAAACGGCTCGTGGACGAAGTGGCAAAGGTGACCGATGCGGAACTTGTCTGGTTCAAAGATTGCGGACACTTCTTCGACGAACACCTCGACGAACTCCGCAAAGCCATCCGCGACTGGACGGTGGAGAAGATAGCGAAATGA
- a CDS encoding AI-2E family transporter, translating to MNNETPEPQEQPTATPVRVRAIALDEASFSSRVIFRWVAITLLVLFAAVTLGYVVSSLRLLLFFVALSVLLAYLVDPLVGLIRRPFQSRHLERFMPRPLAIVLAFAIVLSVVGLAVSYIAPRAVEQARDFGASIPSYANSLRQAIQDMNRRFDRLRVPEEVQTRINDQLVAIGEQITTTAGGFVFSTLIYLPWLIIVPILTFFMLKDGDLIRISTLRMFPPGRWRERAGLVLTDISNTIAAYTRAMLISSVFIGTICSIGFYIIGMRYALLLGILAGVFEFVPLLGPLTIGIISTAVGALGSDPQRGIWVAIFLIILRVFHDYVSYPRIVRGGIHLHPLLIILSVLAGEQIAGITGVFLAIPIVAILTVMYKHVLEHQGRRTLLESLRAPDPVAEPPEGDER from the coding sequence ATGAACAACGAAACACCCGAACCGCAGGAACAGCCGACCGCAACGCCCGTCCGTGTTCGTGCTATTGCGCTCGATGAGGCCTCGTTCTCCTCGCGGGTGATATTTCGCTGGGTGGCGATCACCCTGCTAGTCCTTTTCGCCGCGGTCACTCTCGGCTACGTCGTCAGTTCCCTCCGGCTGCTGCTCTTCTTCGTCGCTCTTTCGGTCCTGCTCGCTTATCTTGTTGATCCACTAGTAGGGCTGATCCGCCGGCCGTTCCAGTCGCGTCATCTCGAGCGATTTATGCCGCGGCCGCTGGCCATCGTGCTCGCTTTCGCGATAGTGCTTTCGGTCGTCGGGCTTGCCGTCAGCTACATTGCTCCGCGGGCGGTCGAACAGGCGAGGGATTTTGGGGCGAGCATTCCGAGCTATGCGAATAGCCTTCGGCAAGCGATCCAAGACATGAACCGCCGCTTTGACCGGCTGCGGGTGCCCGAAGAGGTCCAGACACGGATCAATGACCAACTCGTAGCCATCGGCGAACAGATCACGACCACCGCCGGCGGCTTCGTTTTTTCAACGCTGATATATCTTCCGTGGCTCATTATCGTCCCGATCCTGACATTCTTTATGCTCAAGGATGGCGATCTGATCCGCATCTCGACGCTCAGGATGTTTCCGCCCGGCCGCTGGCGGGAGCGTGCAGGCCTGGTACTTACGGACATCAGCAACACCATTGCAGCCTATACCCGGGCGATGCTCATCTCGTCGGTCTTTATCGGCACGATCTGCTCGATCGGGTTTTACATCATCGGCATGCGCTATGCTTTGCTGCTCGGAATACTTGCGGGTGTTTTTGAATTCGTCCCGCTACTCGGGCCGCTGACGATCGGTATTATCTCAACTGCTGTTGGAGCTCTAGGATCGGACCCGCAACGCGGCATCTGGGTCGCGATTTTCCTCATCATTCTAAGGGTCTTCCACGACTACGTTTCATACCCGCGGATCGTCCGCGGAGGCATTCATCTGCATCCACTTCTGATCATTCTTTCGGTCCTCGCCGGCGAGCAGATCGCAGGCATTACGGGTGTTTTTCTGGCGATACCGATCGTCGCCATTCTTACCGTGATGTACAAACACGTGCTTGAGCATCAGGGCCGGCGGACGCTTCTCGAAAGCCTTCGGGCACCCGACCCTGTCGCCGAACCCCCGGAGGGCGACGAGCGATGA
- a CDS encoding (2Fe-2S)-binding protein — protein MPRITAETANGQLAFECDESKKLVLCLEDNEVDILHRCGGNARCTTCRVEVLSGDPGPIGEPEKAILATKTDLGEHTRLSCQVRLMDDLHVRVIRQASVEGIDAGPRPVD, from the coding sequence ATGCCAAGAATTACGGCTGAAACAGCAAATGGACAGCTCGCATTCGAGTGTGACGAGAGCAAAAAGCTAGTGCTTTGCCTTGAGGATAACGAGGTGGATATTCTTCACCGCTGCGGTGGCAATGCCCGCTGCACGACATGCCGGGTCGAGGTGCTCTCGGGCGATCCGGGCCCGATCGGCGAACCGGAAAAGGCGATTCTAGCCACCAAGACCGACCTCGGCGAGCACACGCGGCTTTCATGCCAAGTGCGGCTGATGGATGATCTCCACGTCCGCGTCATCCGCCAGGCAAGCGTCGAAGGAATTGATGCCGGCCCGCGTCCGGTGGATTGA
- a CDS encoding FdhF/YdeP family oxidoreductase — translation MTERDEKLKVTPPPETSAGIHAVTNALRHLYGKMGPIRATHGMLRLNQKGGIDCQSCAWPDPEHRTINEFCENGAKALADEATKQRIGREFFASRSVEELAARSDFWLNSQGRLTEPMVLREGGTHYEPIAWEDAISLVAGKLNSLASPDEAIFYTSGRTSNEAAFLYQLFVRQFGTNNLPDCSNMCHESTSVALAESIGLGKATIRLEDFERTDLVIVIGQNPGTNAPRMLSSLAAAKKAGAKMIAINPLPEVGLTSFVDPNPQHGNPLSVLGLRPSKLADLHLPVRIGGDMAVLKGLMKIMLERERAEPGSVFDRDFISQRTAGYAELEAELDATEWAAILEGSGLTRGEIEEAAEMIIAARSFITCWAMGVTQHTAAVATIQDIVNLHLLRGAIGREGAGLCPVRGHSNVQGDRTMGIWEKMTPVFRENLEREFAFKTPERDGFNTVESIAAMRDGQAKVFFAMGGNFVAASPDTAAVSAAVQNCDLTVQVITKLNRTALTPGKVSLILPCLGRSEIDRSADTPVRMSVASTRTDVGETGSMHYSDGLAGGTGDADKSVRAPSRAPREQFVSTESTMLNVQMSKGIFEPASEHLRSEAWIVCQLAAATLGERSNIDWQAFAADYDRIRDAIERVVPGFENYNERIRKPGGFYLPNPPRDGVFATATGKAMFAASPLEYTTVPPGRMLMTTIRSHDQFNTTIYGLDDRYRGIDGGRRVVFMHPDDIAELGLAGGDRVDVTSYWEDGERHVRGFTAVPYKIPRGCTAAYFPEANPLVPLGSFARRSFTPTSKCIVVSVAVSDE, via the coding sequence ATGACCGAGCGTGACGAAAAGCTCAAAGTGACGCCGCCGCCGGAGACCTCGGCGGGCATTCATGCCGTCACGAACGCGCTTCGGCATCTTTACGGCAAAATGGGGCCGATCCGTGCGACGCACGGAATGCTGCGCCTCAATCAAAAGGGCGGCATCGACTGCCAATCCTGCGCCTGGCCCGACCCCGAGCACCGAACGATAAACGAATTTTGCGAGAATGGCGCAAAGGCACTTGCCGACGAGGCGACGAAGCAGCGGATCGGCCGCGAGTTCTTTGCCAGCCGTTCGGTCGAGGAGCTTGCTGCTCGGAGCGATTTCTGGCTCAATTCGCAGGGCCGGCTGACCGAGCCGATGGTCCTGCGTGAGGGCGGCACGCACTACGAGCCGATCGCTTGGGAAGATGCGATCTCGCTCGTCGCCGGGAAGCTCAATTCGCTCGCTTCGCCGGATGAGGCGATCTTTTACACCTCGGGCCGGACGTCGAATGAGGCTGCGTTCTTGTATCAACTTTTCGTCCGGCAATTCGGCACGAACAACCTTCCTGATTGCTCGAACATGTGCCACGAATCGACGAGCGTCGCGCTTGCCGAATCGATCGGGCTCGGCAAGGCGACGATCAGGCTCGAGGATTTCGAAAGGACCGATCTTGTCATCGTTATCGGGCAAAATCCGGGGACGAATGCCCCGCGGATGCTCTCTTCGCTTGCCGCCGCAAAAAAGGCCGGTGCGAAGATGATCGCAATCAATCCGCTGCCCGAGGTCGGGCTGACGAGCTTTGTCGATCCGAATCCGCAGCATGGCAACCCATTGTCCGTGCTCGGTTTACGCCCGTCAAAGCTTGCCGATCTGCACCTGCCCGTTCGCATCGGCGGCGATATGGCCGTGCTCAAGGGGCTGATGAAGATCATGCTCGAACGCGAGCGTGCCGAGCCCGGGAGCGTTTTCGACCGCGACTTCATTTCACAAAGAACGGCGGGCTATGCCGAGCTTGAGGCGGAGCTTGATGCGACCGAATGGGCCGCGATACTTGAAGGTTCGGGGCTGACCCGCGGCGAGATCGAAGAGGCGGCGGAGATGATCATCGCTGCCCGCTCGTTCATCACCTGCTGGGCGATGGGCGTCACGCAGCACACGGCCGCGGTCGCGACCATTCAGGACATCGTCAATCTGCATCTGCTTCGCGGGGCGATCGGGCGAGAGGGTGCGGGGCTCTGCCCTGTTCGCGGGCATTCAAATGTGCAAGGCGACCGGACGATGGGCATCTGGGAAAAGATGACACCCGTTTTCCGCGAGAACCTCGAACGCGAGTTCGCTTTCAAAACGCCGGAACGCGACGGGTTTAACACGGTCGAGAGCATCGCCGCGATGCGGGACGGGCAAGCGAAGGTCTTTTTCGCGATGGGCGGGAATTTCGTCGCGGCCTCGCCGGACACAGCGGCCGTTTCCGCGGCGGTGCAAAACTGCGACCTGACCGTTCAGGTGATCACAAAGCTCAACCGGACGGCGCTCACGCCCGGCAAGGTGTCGCTCATATTGCCCTGTCTTGGCCGGTCGGAGATCGACAGGAGCGCGGACACTCCTGTCCGCATGAGCGTCGCTTCGACGCGAACAGATGTCGGCGAGACTGGATCGATGCACTATAGCGATGGTCTCGCCGGAGGAACCGGCGATGCGGACAAGAGTGTCCGCGCTCCAAGCCGCGCTCCACGCGAGCAATTCGTCTCGACCGAAAGCACGATGCTCAATGTGCAGATGTCGAAGGGCATTTTCGAGCCGGCATCGGAGCATCTCCGCAGCGAGGCGTGGATAGTTTGCCAGCTTGCCGCGGCGACGCTCGGCGAAAGGTCGAATATCGATTGGCAGGCTTTTGCGGCAGATTACGACCGCATTCGCGACGCTATCGAGCGGGTCGTTCCGGGATTTGAGAATTACAACGAACGCATCAGAAAACCGGGCGGTTTCTATTTGCCCAATCCGCCGCGAGACGGCGTCTTTGCGACCGCCACGGGCAAGGCAATGTTCGCGGCATCGCCGCTTGAATACACAACGGTCCCGCCGGGCCGGATGCTGATGACGACCATCCGCTCACACGATCAATTTAACACGACCATCTACGGGCTTGACGATCGCTATCGCGGCATCGATGGCGGCCGGCGGGTCGTCTTTATGCACCCGGACGACATCGCCGAGCTCGGCCTCGCGGGCGGCGACCGCGTCGATGTCACAAGCTATTGGGAGGACGGCGAGCGGCACGTCCGCGGCTTTACGGCCGTACCGTACAAGATCCCCCGCGGCTGCACGGCGGCATATTTTCCCGAGGCGAATCCACTCGTTCCGCTCGGTAGCTTTGCCCGCCGGAGCTTTACGCCGACTTCGAAGTGCATTGTTGTGTCGGTAGCTGTGAGTGATGAGTGA